A DNA window from Longimicrobium sp. contains the following coding sequences:
- a CDS encoding formyltransferase family protein — protein sequence MKIVAVTTAADTFGGVFARAYRQAGGPAPDLTVLLPPRPELGFRTLGERVLAAWKLGRPATARDRAYGLHLPWVDTLAEGGSEVVEVEKIGAPETLALLRRAAPDLLLSLGAPVIFPARVLEVPRIGAVNVHNGRLPQYRGHFGTFWEVARGEAVSYTSIHAMTAKVDAGELLAAEGCRVTGCGSFLELMLEKKRAGGRLLAEVVRHVAQTGALTPLPGRVPPPVGSPGAHYSFPGVAELRAFSFPRAVAR from the coding sequence GTGAAGATCGTGGCGGTGACCACCGCCGCCGACACCTTCGGCGGCGTGTTCGCCCGGGCGTACCGCCAGGCGGGCGGGCCGGCGCCGGACCTCACCGTGCTGCTTCCGCCGCGCCCCGAGCTGGGCTTCCGCACGCTGGGCGAGCGGGTGCTGGCCGCGTGGAAGCTGGGGCGGCCGGCCACGGCGCGCGACCGCGCGTACGGGCTGCACCTGCCCTGGGTGGACACGCTGGCGGAGGGCGGCAGCGAGGTGGTGGAGGTGGAGAAGATCGGCGCGCCCGAGACGCTGGCGCTGCTCCGCCGGGCCGCGCCCGACCTCCTGCTGTCGCTGGGCGCGCCGGTGATCTTTCCCGCGCGCGTGCTGGAGGTGCCGCGCATCGGCGCGGTGAACGTGCACAACGGGCGGCTCCCGCAGTACCGCGGCCACTTCGGCACCTTCTGGGAGGTGGCGCGCGGCGAGGCGGTGTCGTATACCAGCATCCACGCGATGACCGCGAAGGTCGACGCGGGCGAGCTGCTGGCGGCGGAGGGGTGCCGCGTCACCGGGTGCGGGTCGTTCCTGGAGCTGATGCTGGAGAAGAAGCGCGCGGGCGGGCGCCTGCTGGCCGAGGTGGTGCGGCACGTGGCCCAGACGGGGGCGCTCACCCCGCTCCCCGGACGGGTGCCGCCCCCCGTGGGCTCGCCCGGCGCGCACTACTCCTTCCCCGGCGTGGCGGAGCTGCGGGCCTTCTCCTTCCCGCGGGCGGTGGCG